The Tenuifilum thalassicum genome includes the window TTGAAAAGATTTCGATCCGATAAAATGTCAAAATCGATCTCATCATGATCAAGGAATGTTTTAATGGCGATATGTTCTTTGTCCGATATCTTCAGCTCATTTAAAAGCATAATTTGGAACATTCCCATCAACTCGGTTAAATTGATGCGCTGATAAACCAGACGAAACTGGTTTGATTCTAACTTTGATAAATCAATTAGGTTGTCAATTTGATTTTGTAGTGTACGGCAGCTCTTGTTAATTTCTTTTGAGAACTGATATGCTTGAGCAAATTTTATTTTGGGATCATTCAGTAGTTCGCTGTAACCAATAATGTTATTCAATGGGGTTCTAATTTCAAATGATAAGTTTGAAAGTAACGATTCCTTAAATTTTTCAAGCTCTTTGTTTTTTTGAAGAGTTAAATCAAGTTGATTTGTTAGTACATTTAATTCTCTTTTAAACTCATTTATTTGTCTATTTAGCTCATCCTGATTCGCCTTTACTCTCTGGTTCTTTCTGTGGGTTAGATAGTAATGAGTTATTCCAACGATTATTATCAGTAAACCTAAAAGGGTATAGAGTAGCTGGTTTTTGATAAATGCAAAGGGCTGTTTTTTAGGTTTGAAGATAAAATCGTCAAGGGGTTTGGTTTTGTTGATAATTCCAGCCTGGTATAAGGTTTCCATCATTTGAAGCCAGCGACCTTTGTTGGAGTGTCCTATATTTACAAAATTTGGTTGAATAAACTCTTTCACTTTGCGTGCCTCGTATAATAGATGGTCAAGAGTTTTAGCTGTTTTGTATTTTGATTGAATTAATTGCGAGATTTCTTCTGGATGGTTAAGGGCATATTCCCAACCTTTTATTGTGGCTCTGATGAATGCTTCAACTATTTGGTAGTTCTTACGAACGTAATCTTTAGTTGTAAATAGACATTCTGCATAAAAGTCAACGCCATATTTTTTAGGTAAAATAGTATTATATGGTATTCCAAACTTTTCTAAAAAATAGGTTTCGTTGGTAAGGTAAATTTCCGTAGCGTCAATTTGGTTATTTAATAACTTATTAAGCGAGAGTCCTGTTCCTACAACCTTATATTCAGTTGGTTTTAAACCCTCTAAAGAGAGCATGGTAAGAATTTCGATTGAGCCGTTATTTCTAGGATTAATCTCAATGGTCTTACCCATAAGGTCGTGGGGGCTGAGAATGTTTTTACTATCACGTGATACTAGGGCAACAGGGCTTTGTTGGAAAATGGGAGCAAGAACCACAAGTGGTGCACCATTAATGTAGCTAGTAAGAATCTCTGCATTACCTACACCAAATTGTGCATTCCCTGAAAGAACCTCATCAATTACTGAAGATTTTTGCGGCAGCTCTCGTATTTCTACGTCAATACCTTCTTCGGCATAATATCCTTTTTCAATGGCAGCATAATACCCTGCAAATTGAAATTGATGTTTCCATTTAAGTTGTAAAACAACCTTTTCAGGCGAACCAGCTAAACTGTAGGTTGGGAATAGCATCATGCAAAACAACATGAAACTTAAAGCTGCTGTGGCAAATTTATTTTTTTTCATATCTGGCTGAAAAGGTGTGCTTTATCCTCAAGTTTAAACAGAAACTTGTTAATATTGTTTACTAACTTAAAGATACTATAAATTTTAATTCTTTGCATATAAAAAGCTTTTTTTATGAGTAAGCAAACAAACTTTAAAATCATTTTATCACCAGCCAAAAAAATTAACGATAAAGTTGAGTACAATGATTTGGAATACTCTAAACCTGAATTTCTTGAAGGGGCAAGAGATATTGTTAGATATATACAAACACTAAACCAGAATGAGCTTGGCAAGTTGTTGGGAGTTAGTCAAAAACTATTAGAACTGAACTATATGCGTTACGCCATGTGGAATGAGTCCGCTTCAAACTCACATCCTGCAATTTTTGCTTTTGCTGGTGAGGTTTACCGAGGAATTAATGTTGCAGATTTTAGTAAAGAAGAGCTTCGCTTTATAAATGATACTGTTTTTATCCTGTCCGGTTTATATGGCGCCCTAAGACCATTAGATTTAATTCAGCCTTACCGATTGGAAATGGGAACAAAGATTAAATTCAACAGATTTAACTCTTTGTACCAGTATTGGGGTAAAACCATTACAAACTTTATGTTACAACAGGTTGGAAATGGCTATCTTGTAAATTTAGCATCCAATGAATACTCGCGAGTTGTAGATAAAAAAGTTTTTGGCGATAAGGTTATTAATATTGAGTTTAAAGAATATAAACCCAATGGTTTAAAGGTAGTTCCTATTTACTCAAAACGAGCTAGGGGGTTAATGACTCGATTTGTAGCTAAAAATCAATTGACAGATGTAAATCAGCTTAAGTTATTCGATTTGGAGGGGTATTCATATAGCGACACTTTATCTAGTAAAAGTACATGGGTTTTTATTCGTTAAATTATTCTTAGGATTAATCCTTTAAGGTATTCGCCTTCGGGGTGATAGATGTTAACGGGATGATCTGCTGGTTGTGTGAGCTGATGAATTATACTTGCATTCCTTCCAGAAATTGCACATGCAGAAAATACTGCATTTCTAAAATCCGTTTTACTAACAACCTGAGAGCAGGAGAACGTAAATAGAAGCCCTCCTGGTTTAATAAGCCGAATAGCGCTTAAATTTAATCGCTTATACGCTTGCAGAGCATTTCGTAATGCTTTGTTATGTTTTGCAAAAGCTGGTGGGTCAAGAACAATTACATCAAAAGTTTCATTGCACCTTTTTAGATATTCAAAAGCATCAGCAACAACTCCTTCGTGTGGTGCAGATTCTCCAAAATTAACTTTAACATTCTGGGTTGCAAGTTCAATTGCCGAGGCTGAGCTATCAACTGTTACAACTCTTTTAGCACCACCTCGTAAAGCTGCTACTGAAAAACCACCTGTATAGCCAAAGGTGTTAAGTACAGTTTTCCCTTTAGCATATTTTTCTAAAAGGTAACGATTCTCTCTTTGATCGATAAAGAAACCAGTTTTTTGTCCAGTTTCCCAAGAAATTAGATACTCATTGCCATTCTCTATAAACGTCGTTTGAGAGTTTCTCTCATCAATTAGATATTCATCGTTAGGTAAAAGCTCTTCCCTAAGAGGAACGGTCCCTGAACTTTTGTCAAATACGGCTTTAATTGAATTCTGAAAATTTCTTGTTATTGCACTTGCGATTTCTTTTCTTGAATTGTACATGCCTACCGAGTGGCATTGAAGAACTGCAGTATCGCCATAGATATCAACAATTAGTCCAGGTAAGCCGTCACCCTCTCCATGTATTAGTCTGAAAATGTTTGTGTTATTGTTGCCAATCAATCCAATTCGCTTTCTTAAGTCAATAGCATTTTGAATTTTTTTATCCCAAAACTTGCTATCAATATTCTCCTGTTTGAAAGTTAAAATACGAACGGCAATAGACCCAGAAGCGTAATGTCCAGCTGCTAAAAACTCACCATTGGAACTGAATATGTCAACAAGTTGCCCCTCTTTTGGCTCAGGATTAATTGTTCTAATTGCGCCAGAAAATATCCACGGGTGGAAACGGAGCAATGATTTTTCTTTTCCAGCTTTTAGTATTATTCTAGGATTTTCCATTACTTGCTATAGTTGAGGGTTAGCCGTTTTAAGCTTGATGTAGATTTCTCTGCACACCCAAGCGTCGGTAGCTGCATAACTCACTTGCGCATCGGTTAGTATTTCTGCCTCCCAGTTGCTAAGCTGTTGGCGTTTTGAAATTGTGCCTCCTAGTACAATTGCAGATAGCTTCTTGACACTTAGTTCTTCAATCCCAAATGTTGGAGCAATATGTTGTAAGTCGAAAAACCCTTTTGGCTCAAACTTCCTAAATTTTATAATCCCTTTTAAATCGTCATGTATAGCGGCTCCTACTTTTATGATATTGGGATTTTCTAATAAGTCTTTAAGCGAATCGGGAATGCCCGTTTTTTTTAAACGTAATATTGCAGCAAGTTCACCTGTAGCTATCTGCATTATCGACACCCCATTTTGTTTTCCTTTCTTAAAGGAAGGTCTCGATTCAGTATCGAACCCTAAAACTTCTTCCTTACTGAAAATTGGAATAAGGTTTTCGATATCCTCTATGGTGTTTGCAACGATAATCTGACCAGGAAATGTTATTCTGGGCAGGTTTTTTAACTCATCCTTGTCAATATTCGGTTTAAACATTAAATAAGCTCGTTTTGATCGAAATCTTGTTGGCGTTTGGTGATAAACCAGTCCGATGTGTCCCTTTCCTGATTCTCTTCATCAGGGTGCTCAATCTTATCCAGATCAATGTTGTTATGAGCAAGAATGTGGAAGGCTCTTATTAGGTTTGCTAACCTAATTCCCCAATAATCTTTAAAATTAGAGATGCACTCCCAAAGAGCATCGTTCATTACATACTCATTTCCCTCGTGGTAACGAAGTACAAAGTTCTTTAGATCTTGATAAATGTCTGCAAGATATTCAGCTATACTAGCTGTGAAATATCCTGTAAGCTCATCGATACGTGGGTCATTAACCTCAACGTAATGGTTGTGTTGACCCAGAATAAACTCTACTTTATTTTCAATTGAGGAGTAATCAGCTTCAGTTACAAAACTTTCTGTATCTTCATCGTATAGTGGTTCTGTTTCAGGTAGTAGTGTGGCTTTGTAGTATAGTAATGGGAGTACTTTGTTGCATGCTCCAACAAATGATTTAGCAGTGTGATTCTCGCAACTTTCAAGGAAAGCACAAAATTCTTTTGCAACTGTAACGAATTCTACAACATTTCGATTGTAAACCAGGCTTTTAACGTCCATTATCGTGAATTTTTGATGTGCAAAGTTAGTTTAATTAATCAAAAACTGGTAGTTGCAACAATTACATTTAAGGCTTAATAGCTCTGATTTACAGTAATTATTCTTTTGAAAATTGAATAAGTAGGTTACGGTAAACTGAAAATATTTTAGATTTTGATACAAAACCTACATATTTACCGCCATCAACTACAGGAAGATTCCACGCTTTAGTGTACTCAAATTTTTTCATTACATCTTCCATGTGGTCATTAATATTGATAATTTCAGGTGGGATATTCATAAGTTCCTGTACTTTAATTGCATCGTATTGAGATGTGTCGAACATCACAGGTCGGATATCATCAAGTGAAACAACACCAACAAATTTGAAGTCATCGGTTATGACTGGAAAAATATTTCTTTTTGATTGGCTAACCTTTTTAACAAGGTTTCCTAAGGTTTCTGTTGGGCGAACTGGAATAAAATCCCTTTCAATAACTTTCTTAACGCTTAACAGTGTTAGCACTGCTTTGTCTTTGTGGTGTGTGATTAGCTCCCCCCTTTGGGCAAGCCTTTTTGTATATACGGAGTGTGGCTCAAAATACATAATGGTTAAAAAGGCGATTGTTGATGTTATCATAAGCGGAATAAAAAGAGCATAACCTCCTGTAATTTCAGCAATTAAAAATATTGCCATAAAGGGTGCATGCATAATACCAGCCATTGCACCTGCCATTCCAACAAGGGCAAAATTGCTTTCAGAAATATTGATAAAGTCAAAAAGGTTTAGTATTCGGGCAAGGAAAAAGCCTGATACTCCTCCAATGAATAGGGCAGGGGCAAAAATACCACCAACACCGCCTGCTCCGTTGGTTATTGAGCTGGCAATGGCTTTAAATGCCACAAGAAAGAATAAGGAAGTTAAAATTAACCAAATGTTATCTTGGAACTGGAATAATGGGCTATTATGAAAAATATAAGAAGATCTCCCGTCGAGCAAAGCCTGAAGGACATCGTATCCCTCGCCAAAAAGGGGTGGGAAAATGAAAATTAAAATCCCTAAAACTAGGGAGCCAAAAAACCAACGCTTATATGGACTCCTTGTTTTCTTGAACAGTCGCTCAACAGTAAATGTTGTTCTAATGAAGTACAATGAAACAAAGCCGCTAAAAATACCTAGCAAGATAAACCAAGGAATATTATGCAAAGTAAACGGACGAACTACTTCGTAAGCAAAAACTACGTTTCGTCCCATTAAAAAGTAGCTTACAGTTGATGCGGTAACTGCCGAAATTAGAAGTGGTACAATGGATGCGGTTGTTAGATCGAGCATTAGAACCTCAAGCGTGAAAATTATTCCTGCAATTGGTGCCTTAAAGATAGATGCAATAGCACCAGCGGCTCCACATCCTATTAGTAAGGTACGGGTTTGATAGTTAAGTCGAAAGAACTTGCCTATGTTTGAGCCGATTGCTGAACCAGAATACACAATAGGCGCCTCAGCCCCCACAGAACCACCAAAACCAATGGTTAAAATACTACTTATAATGGAGCTGATCATATTATGGGGTTTAATCTGGCTGCCTTGTCTTGAGATTGAGTATAGTACTTTTGTTACTCCATGACTTAAATCGTCGTTAACAATGTATCGTACAAAAAGAATGGTGAAAAGTATGCCTATGGCAGGAAGCCCAAAGTACAAGGCATTCGTTGAGTCCATTGGCACAACACCTGCTATTAGATTACGGAAATGATGTAGCGTGTTTTTTAGTAGCACGCCAGCTAATCCGCTAATAAGCCCAACTACAAAACTTAGAATGAGAGTTGTATTTTTTTCGCCTAATCTTCGGAATCGTACCCATAGTTTTAGTAATGGTAAAACAAACTCCCTTTTTGTCATTTTTTTAACATTAAGATACCGTAATTAGCAAGGATGAATTAAAAATCTTATAAGTTTGTAGTAAAAAACGTCAACAAAAATAGTTAATATTGAGGATATTTTTTAAAGTTATGATAGATTTTAAGCGATTTAGATTAGAAAATGGATTGATTCTTTTGGTTCATACCGACTATAGCACACCAATTGCGGCGGTAAATTTGCTTTATAAGGTAGGCGCAAAGCATGAAAATCCTGAGAAAACTGGTTTTGCTCACCTTTTTGAGCATTTAATGTTTGGTGGATCGGTAAACATTCCTGTTTTTGATGAACCATTAGAGAGGGTAGGGGGTGAAAATAATGCTTTTACAACGAACGATTTAACAAATTACTATATTACAGTTCCAGTAGAAAATATAGAAACAGCCTTATGGCTTGAAAGCGATAGGATGCTAAGCCTAGCTTTCTCCCAAAAAAGTTTAGATGTTCAAAAAAGTGTCGTAATAGAAGAGTTTAACCAGAGATATCTAAATCAACCCTATGGCGATGTATGGTTAAACCTCCGACCTCTAGCATATAAAGTACATCCTTACCGTTGGCCCACAATTGGCATGTCGGTTGAACATATCCAAAAGGCCACTCTCGATGATGTTAAGGAATTTTTTTATGGCCACTATGCTCCAAATAATGCTATCTTATGTATAGCAGGACCAATTGATGATGTTAAGGCTCTTGAACTGACAAAAAGATGGTTTGGTTCAATTGAGCCACGAAATATTGACCGTAAAGCTATTCCAAAAGAACCAGAACAGAATGAGCATAGGCGTTTGACCTTAGAGAGAGATGTGCCCTTTAATGCCATTTATAAGGCTTACCATATGTGCAATCGGATGCATCCCGATTTTCCTATTACCGATTTATTATCAGATTTGCTCTCAAATGGCCGTTCTTCAAGACTTTATCAGCGCCTTGTTAAAGAAAAACAACTCTTCAGCTCTGTAAATGCCTACATTACAGGTGATGTTGATGAGGGGCTTTTTGTTTTAACCGGTCAGCTTTACGAGAATACTTCTTTTAAAATGGCCGAAGAAGCATTAAACCAGGAGCTGGAGGAGCTAAAAGTTAAATTAGTGAAAACCGATGAGCTTGATAAGGTTAAAAATAAGTTTGAGGCAAATTTCATTTTTGAACAGGAATCGGTTATGGTCAATGCTTTAAATCTTTGCTATTACGAAATGCTTTCCGATGCTAACTTATTAAATCTTGAACTTGATAGGTACAATGCTGTAACTGCCGAGGATATTAAACGAGTTGCGAATCAAGTTTTTGATGTGAAGAATTGCTCCACAGTTTACTACAAGTCTAATTTAATCAATGAAAACTAAGTTGAAGTATGGCAATAAAAGAGCTAGATAGAACTGTTCAACCAAATATTAAACCTGTTTCAAAAATTAATATTCCCAAACCCGAAATAATAGAACTTTCCAACGGATTTAAAGTAATTTCGGCAAAGGCAGGCTCTCAGGATTTAATAAAAATTGAAGTAATTTTTAGGGCAGGTACTCGATATCAAACGAAGTCACTGGTGGCTAAAGCATCAATTTCAAATTTACGTGAAGGAACTAAAAAGCGCTCATCAAAGCAAATAGCCGAAGAGTTAGACTTTTATGGAAGTTTCATTGAACCTTCTATTAATAGAGATTTTGCCTCTGTATCGTTTTACACTACAGGAAAACATTTCTTTAAATCTTTCGATGTATTTTCCGATTTGCTTCTTAATCCTACCTTTCCAGAACATGAATTAGACATTTTTAGGCAAAAAGGTAAACAGAATTTACTGGTAGAAATGGAGAAAGTTTCTACGCTATCCAGAATGGGATTTTACAAGGCTCTTTTTGGGGATAATCATCCTTATGGAACCTTTGCATTACCGCACGATTATGAAATGATTGAGCGCGATGATCTGGTCAATTTTAGCAACAAGTTCTACAAAGGAAAAGGTGGTGCGATTGTTATTACGGGTAACTTTGATTCTGAACAACTTGATTTTATTAAAGGTAGTTTTGCCAGTTCCAGATTTGATGGTCAAACCGATGAAGAATATATTTTACCGAGGATTAAATCGAACGAGAAAAAAATATTTACGTATAAGAATGAAGCGGTACAGGCATCAATACGGATAGGGAGAATATTTCCAGAAAGAACCCATCCCGATATGCCAGCTTTGCAGATTTTAAATACTATTCTAGGCGGTTATTTTGGCTCAAGACTGATGCGCAATATTCGAGAAGATAAAGGATATACATATGGGATAAATTCTTTTATTGTACCACATTCTTACCTGTCGGTTTTTGTTGTTTCAACCGAAGTAGGGAATAACTTTGTAGAACATACAATTAGCGAGATAAAAAAAGAGATACAAAGGCTTAAATCGGAACCCGTTAGCAACGATGAATTGAATTTGGTAAAGGGTTATATGATTGGGCAAGTACTTAGAACCTTTGATGGGCCTTTTGCCATTGCCGATAGTTTGGCTGGGCTTTTTGAGTACAATAATTTAGATTTTGATTATATCAGTAATACTATTAATACCATTAATAGCGTTACTCCAGAACAGTTAATGGAATTGGCAGGTAAATATTTTGATACTGATAGTATGGTATTTAGCGTATCGGGTAGCCAAATTCCTGATGGTTTTACTCAAAATACTTTTTAGGATGAAACAAAGGATTGTATTGGTTTTAACTCTGGTTGTAGGGCTTGTTAGTTTTGCTTTAGGACAGGTTGATCCTAAACCCAATTCGCCATCGCTTGATTATATAACCAATAATCTCGATAATGGTAACGTTACAATATATTGGACACCACCAGCCCATGAACCTCAGATTGCCGATCCGCTAGGATATATAATTTATATTCCACGTGACCCAGATAATCCAAGTGGAGATGGGTGGGAGCCAATAGATACTGTTGACCAAAATACATTTTCCTACACTCATGTAGGCGCTAATGCAAATGGGAAACGGGCACTTTATAGGGTTGCTTCACTTGGCGCAAACGAGCCTAGCCAGCAAACTCCTTATCACTCACTTGTTTGGATTACTTCAAACTACGATAGCTGTAATGCAAAAATTGACTTGTCGTGGGAGTTGTATGAAGGTTGGCCTTTGGATGCTGATGCACCATATAAAAATGTTAGATACCAGCTGTTTATGGGTAATGATTTAAATTGGTCAAACTATCAACAAATAGGTGATTTCGATGGCTATACTACCAAGTATAGCATTAGAAACGTCCTAGAAAATACCGATTACTTTTTCTACATAAAAGCTACCAGAATAGATAAAGGATACGAAAGCTATTCAAACCTTTATCTTATTCATACTAAAATGGCAATTCGACCAACCTATGCATTTATCGATTCCGTTGTAGCTACAAATAATGGAAATAAAATTTACTATACCATCGACCCAAATACAGGAATTACCAACTTTAAACTTTGGCGATGGGAACAACCCGACACTTCTCAAAGTATATTTAGTGCAATTGTAGTTGAACAATTTGCAGACCCAACTAAAACTATGAGTATTGATACTAATAATACTTGGGCTGCACGAACACGAAAATTTTACTATAAAATTGATGCGTACAATGGATGCGACCAAGCAGTCATGGTGTCAAATCTTTGTAACTCAATTATTCCCAGGTTAAGCCCAAAGGGTAAGAACGTAGAGATTCAATGGACTGACATGTTTAAGGATACAGAGAGAAAACCAGATAGGCTAAATAATAGCATAGTGTACTCAATATATCGAAGGTCTTTTACAGTAAATGATGAGATTACTGGTGTTGGTAATTTAGAAAGGATAGCTGATGGTATAGCTAACACTGAATTTACCGATGATTTATCGGGGTTTGAGGGGCAAGATCCAATTTATCGAATTGTTTTTAACTATTATATTGAAGGAATAGAGCTAACACCTAGTGGCGATACGGTAACTTTGAGTCGCTCAAGGGAGCTGTCTACCGAAATACTGCCTGGGGTAACCATGCCCACAGCTTTATCGCCTAGTGATGTGAGAAGTAATTATGGACACCAGCGAAATCTATTTAAGCCAATTATCACTTTCGATGCTAATTTTACTCTTACCATTTATGATAGATGGGGTGGGGTGGTTTATCATGGTAACGAAGGTTGGGATGGAAGAAATAGTAAAGGCGAATTTGTAAAGGAAGGAACCTATGTTTATCGCTTGGTAATTAGCACTTCCAATGCTGGCGAAATTATTAAGAATGGTAGCGTATCAGTTGTTTACACTAATAGGTAGCTGTTAAGTATTGATTTATGGACTTACAAACCGAAGAAGAAAAGAGACTAATACAAGAGCATTTTGAAGACCTTTTAAAGAGTTGCACCCGATGTAACACCGAGGAAGGGAAGCAGCTTGTTGTCAAAGCTTTTAACCTGGCCAATGAGGCACATAAAGGAGTAAAAAGGAAATCAGGCGAACCTTACATATTGCATCCTATAGCTGTTGCCAAAATAGTAACCTCTGAAATTGGACTTGGGGCAA containing:
- a CDS encoding M16 family metallopeptidase; protein product: MAIKELDRTVQPNIKPVSKINIPKPEIIELSNGFKVISAKAGSQDLIKIEVIFRAGTRYQTKSLVAKASISNLREGTKKRSSKQIAEELDFYGSFIEPSINRDFASVSFYTTGKHFFKSFDVFSDLLLNPTFPEHELDIFRQKGKQNLLVEMEKVSTLSRMGFYKALFGDNHPYGTFALPHDYEMIERDDLVNFSNKFYKGKGGAIVITGNFDSEQLDFIKGSFASSRFDGQTDEEYILPRIKSNEKKIFTYKNEAVQASIRIGRIFPERTHPDMPALQILNTILGGYFGSRLMRNIREDKGYTYGINSFIVPHSYLSVFVVSTEVGNNFVEHTISEIKKEIQRLKSEPVSNDELNLVKGYMIGQVLRTFDGPFAIADSLAGLFEYNNLDFDYISNTINTINSVTPEQLMELAGKYFDTDSMVFSVSGSQIPDGFTQNTF
- a CDS encoding ABC transporter substrate-binding protein, whose amino-acid sequence is MKKNKFATAALSFMLFCMMLFPTYSLAGSPEKVVLQLKWKHQFQFAGYYAAIEKGYYAEEGIDVEIRELPQKSSVIDEVLSGNAQFGVGNAEILTSYINGAPLVVLAPIFQQSPVALVSRDSKNILSPHDLMGKTIEINPRNNGSIEILTMLSLEGLKPTEYKVVGTGLSLNKLLNNQIDATEIYLTNETYFLEKFGIPYNTILPKKYGVDFYAECLFTTKDYVRKNYQIVEAFIRATIKGWEYALNHPEEISQLIQSKYKTAKTLDHLLYEARKVKEFIQPNFVNIGHSNKGRWLQMMETLYQAGIINKTKPLDDFIFKPKKQPFAFIKNQLLYTLLGLLIIIVGITHYYLTHRKNQRVKANQDELNRQINEFKRELNVLTNQLDLTLQKNKELEKFKESLLSNLSFEIRTPLNNIIGYSELLNDPKIKFAQAYQFSKEINKSCRTLQNQIDNLIDLSKLESNQFRLVYQRINLTELMGMFQIMLLNELKISDKEHIAIKTFLDHDEIDFDILSDRNLFKGIFQRLINNSVKYTSQGYIEIGLRKSDRENHLLFWIQDSGTGMSPDKAKHVFDSLKINNIQKDEGSIKMGLPIVKGIVDLMDGRIWLETAEGTGTTVNIEIPYTPIGNRKAKPELKSSPFYIQQDPPKLNGKTILVVEDIQSNYILLSRLLSETGCTIIHAKNGKEALDKHKQFQNIDLILMDLRLADMDGIEITRQIRKQDTQVIIIAQTAYSSGVKVNMSIEAGCNDFITKPISRIDLFNILRKYLLKDEFTA
- a CDS encoding 3'-5' exonuclease, which gives rise to MFKPNIDKDELKNLPRITFPGQIIVANTIEDIENLIPIFSKEEVLGFDTESRPSFKKGKQNGVSIMQIATGELAAILRLKKTGIPDSLKDLLENPNIIKVGAAIHDDLKGIIKFRKFEPKGFFDLQHIAPTFGIEELSVKKLSAIVLGGTISKRQQLSNWEAEILTDAQVSYAATDAWVCREIYIKLKTANPQL
- a CDS encoding T9SS type B sorting domain-containing protein yields the protein MKQRIVLVLTLVVGLVSFALGQVDPKPNSPSLDYITNNLDNGNVTIYWTPPAHEPQIADPLGYIIYIPRDPDNPSGDGWEPIDTVDQNTFSYTHVGANANGKRALYRVASLGANEPSQQTPYHSLVWITSNYDSCNAKIDLSWELYEGWPLDADAPYKNVRYQLFMGNDLNWSNYQQIGDFDGYTTKYSIRNVLENTDYFFYIKATRIDKGYESYSNLYLIHTKMAIRPTYAFIDSVVATNNGNKIYYTIDPNTGITNFKLWRWEQPDTSQSIFSAIVVEQFADPTKTMSIDTNNTWAARTRKFYYKIDAYNGCDQAVMVSNLCNSIIPRLSPKGKNVEIQWTDMFKDTERKPDRLNNSIVYSIYRRSFTVNDEITGVGNLERIADGIANTEFTDDLSGFEGQDPIYRIVFNYYIEGIELTPSGDTVTLSRSRELSTEILPGVTMPTALSPSDVRSNYGHQRNLFKPIITFDANFTLTIYDRWGGVVYHGNEGWDGRNSKGEFVKEGTYVYRLVISTSNAGEIIKNGSVSVVYTNR
- a CDS encoding class I SAM-dependent rRNA methyltransferase — protein: MENPRIILKAGKEKSLLRFHPWIFSGAIRTINPEPKEGQLVDIFSSNGEFLAAGHYASGSIAVRILTFKQENIDSKFWDKKIQNAIDLRKRIGLIGNNNTNIFRLIHGEGDGLPGLIVDIYGDTAVLQCHSVGMYNSRKEIASAITRNFQNSIKAVFDKSSGTVPLREELLPNDEYLIDERNSQTTFIENGNEYLISWETGQKTGFFIDQRENRYLLEKYAKGKTVLNTFGYTGGFSVAALRGGAKRVVTVDSSASAIELATQNVKVNFGESAPHEGVVADAFEYLKRCNETFDVIVLDPPAFAKHNKALRNALQAYKRLNLSAIRLIKPGGLLFTFSCSQVVSKTDFRNAVFSACAISGRNASIIHQLTQPADHPVNIYHPEGEYLKGLILRII
- a CDS encoding chloride channel protein — its product is MTKREFVLPLLKLWVRFRRLGEKNTTLILSFVVGLISGLAGVLLKNTLHHFRNLIAGVVPMDSTNALYFGLPAIGILFTILFVRYIVNDDLSHGVTKVLYSISRQGSQIKPHNMISSIISSILTIGFGGSVGAEAPIVYSGSAIGSNIGKFFRLNYQTRTLLIGCGAAGAIASIFKAPIAGIIFTLEVLMLDLTTASIVPLLISAVTASTVSYFLMGRNVVFAYEVVRPFTLHNIPWFILLGIFSGFVSLYFIRTTFTVERLFKKTRSPYKRWFFGSLVLGILIFIFPPLFGEGYDVLQALLDGRSSYIFHNSPLFQFQDNIWLILTSLFFLVAFKAIASSITNGAGGVGGIFAPALFIGGVSGFFLARILNLFDFINISESNFALVGMAGAMAGIMHAPFMAIFLIAEITGGYALFIPLMITSTIAFLTIMYFEPHSVYTKRLAQRGELITHHKDKAVLTLLSVKKVIERDFIPVRPTETLGNLVKKVSQSKRNIFPVITDDFKFVGVVSLDDIRPVMFDTSQYDAIKVQELMNIPPEIININDHMEDVMKKFEYTKAWNLPVVDGGKYVGFVSKSKIFSVYRNLLIQFSKE
- the yaaA gene encoding peroxide stress protein YaaA — encoded protein: MSKQTNFKIILSPAKKINDKVEYNDLEYSKPEFLEGARDIVRYIQTLNQNELGKLLGVSQKLLELNYMRYAMWNESASNSHPAIFAFAGEVYRGINVADFSKEELRFINDTVFILSGLYGALRPLDLIQPYRLEMGTKIKFNRFNSLYQYWGKTITNFMLQQVGNGYLVNLASNEYSRVVDKKVFGDKVINIEFKEYKPNGLKVVPIYSKRARGLMTRFVAKNQLTDVNQLKLFDLEGYSYSDTLSSKSTWVFIR
- a CDS encoding M16 family metallopeptidase, encoding MIDFKRFRLENGLILLVHTDYSTPIAAVNLLYKVGAKHENPEKTGFAHLFEHLMFGGSVNIPVFDEPLERVGGENNAFTTNDLTNYYITVPVENIETALWLESDRMLSLAFSQKSLDVQKSVVIEEFNQRYLNQPYGDVWLNLRPLAYKVHPYRWPTIGMSVEHIQKATLDDVKEFFYGHYAPNNAILCIAGPIDDVKALELTKRWFGSIEPRNIDRKAIPKEPEQNEHRRLTLERDVPFNAIYKAYHMCNRMHPDFPITDLLSDLLSNGRSSRLYQRLVKEKQLFSSVNAYITGDVDEGLFVLTGQLYENTSFKMAEEALNQELEELKVKLVKTDELDKVKNKFEANFIFEQESVMVNALNLCYYEMLSDANLLNLELDRYNAVTAEDIKRVANQVFDVKNCSTVYYKSNLINEN
- a CDS encoding DUF5063 domain-containing protein, whose translation is MDVKSLVYNRNVVEFVTVAKEFCAFLESCENHTAKSFVGACNKVLPLLYYKATLLPETEPLYDEDTESFVTEADYSSIENKVEFILGQHNHYVEVNDPRIDELTGYFTASIAEYLADIYQDLKNFVLRYHEGNEYVMNDALWECISNFKDYWGIRLANLIRAFHILAHNNIDLDKIEHPDEENQERDTSDWFITKRQQDFDQNELI